The following proteins come from a genomic window of Campylobacter concisus:
- a CDS encoding metal-sulfur cluster assembly factor: MKEKIYNALSNIVDPEVGFDIVSLGLIYDASCDENGKAKVTMTLSTKSCPLHEMILGWVETAVLDIEGVKECEIDLVWEPEWNIQMASDFVKAQLGV; encoded by the coding sequence ATGAAAGAAAAAATTTATAACGCGCTGTCAAATATCGTTGATCCAGAAGTTGGCTTTGATATCGTTTCGCTCGGACTTATATATGATGCGAGCTGCGATGAGAATGGAAAAGCAAAAGTTACTATGACGCTTTCAACCAAATCTTGCCCACTGCACGAAATGATACTTGGCTGGGTAGAAACTGCCGTGCTCGATATAGAAGGTGTCAAAGAGTGTGAGATCGATCTTGTCTGGGAGCCTGAGTGGAATATACAAATGGCAAGCGATTTTGTAAAAGCACAACTTGGAGTTTAA
- the ftsZ gene encoding cell division protein FtsZ, giving the protein MSSFTVEENKSIYGAKIKVVGVGGGGGNMVNHIIRVNPNLNIDLIVANTDAKALENSLAHTKIQLGEKTTKGLGAGMRPEIGKAAAEESYDEVKSALETSDIVFIGTGLGGGTGTGAAPVVAQAAKDIGALTVAVVTMPFMFEGKKRRKLADCGLEELRKESDSIVVIPNDKLLTLIDKNAGIKESFEMVDEVLARAVNGMSTIVLDSGKSDINLDFADVRTIMSHRGLALMGVGEASGEDAAQEAIKNAIQSPLLDNMTINGAFGILVHFRISPSCPLADINNAMSIIHEAADEDAEIIFGTTTDDKIEDNKVEVTIIATGFQSSQKEAEKKDEIQTSNANDIIKKERILRLKKVSGGYDEDYMSQLDVPSFMRHQMD; this is encoded by the coding sequence ATGAGTAGCTTCACAGTAGAAGAAAATAAAAGCATCTATGGTGCAAAGATAAAGGTCGTAGGTGTAGGTGGAGGTGGTGGCAATATGGTCAACCACATAATAAGAGTTAATCCAAATTTAAATATAGATCTTATTGTTGCTAATACAGATGCTAAGGCTCTTGAAAATTCTCTTGCACATACAAAAATTCAACTAGGCGAGAAAACAACAAAGGGCCTAGGTGCAGGCATGAGACCTGAAATAGGAAAAGCTGCTGCTGAAGAGAGCTACGATGAAGTAAAAAGTGCACTTGAGACATCAGATATAGTTTTCATTGGTACAGGACTTGGTGGTGGAACTGGTACAGGCGCAGCTCCAGTAGTTGCTCAAGCTGCAAAAGACATTGGTGCGCTAACAGTTGCAGTTGTTACTATGCCTTTTATGTTTGAAGGAAAAAAACGTAGAAAATTGGCTGATTGCGGCCTTGAAGAACTTAGAAAAGAAAGCGATTCTATTGTAGTCATTCCAAACGATAAACTCCTAACATTAATTGATAAAAATGCTGGCATAAAAGAAAGCTTTGAAATGGTTGATGAAGTACTTGCAAGAGCCGTCAATGGTATGAGTACGATCGTACTTGACTCAGGAAAAAGCGACATAAATCTAGACTTTGCAGATGTTAGAACGATTATGAGCCATAGAGGACTAGCTTTAATGGGTGTTGGCGAAGCAAGTGGCGAGGATGCAGCGCAAGAAGCTATAAAAAATGCTATACAATCACCACTTCTTGATAACATGACAATAAATGGTGCATTTGGTATTTTAGTTCATTTTAGAATAAGCCCTAGTTGCCCACTAGCTGATATCAATAATGCGATGAGTATTATTCATGAGGCAGCGGATGAAGATGCTGAAATTATATTTGGTACAACAACTGATGACAAAATAGAAGACAATAAAGTTGAAGTTACAATAATAGCAACAGGTTTTCAAAGCTCACAAAAAGAAGCTGAAAAAAAAGATGAAATACAAACTTCTAATGCAAACGATATTATAAAAAAAGAGCGTATATTAAGACTTAAAAAAGTTAGTGGTGGATATGACGAAGACTATATGTCACAACTTGATGTGCCATCATTTATGCGCCATCAAATGGACTAA